In Portunus trituberculatus isolate SZX2019 chromosome 28, ASM1759143v1, whole genome shotgun sequence, one genomic interval encodes:
- the LOC123510032 gene encoding fatty acid synthase-like isoform X1: MPAYADTVPDTKPGVITSLTSLHKPVQISESARSLEAVVVSGMSGRFPESASVDEFAHNLYNGIDMVTEDDRRWTPGAHGLPKRSGKLPDLAHFDSSFFSVSPRQAHAMDPQLRILLELTYEAIVDAGYNPSELRGRRIGVYVGVSSSESEEAWTADPANVSGYALTGCCRAMFANRISYTFDFKGPSFAIDTACSSSMVALQEAWAAVSGDEVEAAIVAGTNLTLKPQNSMQFNALNMLAADGKCKSFDASGNGYVRSEAAVAILLQRASDSRRVYAHVVHARANTDGNKGEGVTFPSGAVQRQLLEEVYHHAGVNPQDVSYVEAHGTGTKAGDPQEVGALAEVFCPRRSTPLLVGSVKSNMGHSEPASGLCSIVKVLLAMQRKELPGNLHFSTPNPEIPALVDGRIKVVSKNMPWPGGYAAVNSFGFGGANVHVLLRSPSAPSHSQAPPHSRAVLIPSTHRINHTSASNGMLTLEDLAVVNGNGNTEKNGFSDSSTSEANLRLVVGAGRTDEAVTTLLEGAKEKASPALFSLLDRLSDLSTATHPARGFTVVNSDKDVVQVSQVSPNARPLWLVFSGMGSQWVGCGKALLRYPTFVNSLKRCHAALVPYGEDLMNILTSEDPAAMSSTCSSFATIAAMQVALVDMLRILGVREVAGMVGHSVGELGCAYADGSLTAEQTVLSAYWRGRAVMEATLPAGAMAAVGLSASEAEKWCQDGVVVACHNAKDSVTLSGPKDAMKTVMDKLTAAEVFCRAVRSEGVAFHHPSLRAAAPRLLEELTKVIPVVHKRSSKWISSSVPESQWGSAQASVASPQYLVNNLLSPVLFVGALEKIPADAVVVEVSPHGLLQAILRRSLPQATPIPLIRKDASCVQRHFLEAIGKMYMAGLSVDVGLLSPPEPLPVPSSTPSIASLIRWEHSQEWDVARFSTSASGSDYEVKVDLDAEDQRYMEGHTIDGRIIFPATGYMVLAWQALCRLKGTQWEDTPVVFSDVNLHQATVLSSSSPTTLTVRILLAKGEFEIVVSDSVAASGRIHVGGSHKSENASLLSFLEKSEGKGSQSATTTTSSSSSLEKKDVYRELRLRGYEYKGLFQGIISANLEGTEGQLVWHNNWVPLLDTMLQFSLLEAKQRALMLPTRIRKVTVDPSTFLSHLQEADDVKTTTVHHNAKIGVTACQGVVIQGLKATLAPRRPTQDHPLLESYNFVPLHLQATREFFTNLTEETGLGLLLDVCLENSLARGLKVVEGLCGNTCLAPPLLKLLSKKPQMKVDYVVCAADTLSAEKEQQLMECPVQIKDDLSSSLASSPFLLILHQEQDVKEAEKMEEGAFILTDSKDTGKELVDAGYIQVACIEALDLHLFRKSRSSVLPHATLEISREDAEFSWLTPLKQMMMAKENETVWLLSSGEPSSGILGLVNCLRKEEGGGKIRCVFARSGKAVLTPDLLHQDLAVNVQQDEVWGTYRHLALPQLASKPSQHALLNVATRGDLASLTWFQMGEPEDSYPSGRDSVLCQIYYAPLNFRDVMLATGKLPPDALPGDLATKECILGLEFAGVSNGRRVMGLVATGGLATHVWADPLLTWPVPPSWSLKEAATVPVVYATAYYALVVRGGLHCGESVLIHAGSGGVGQAAIAIALALDCTVYTTVSSSQKRAVLQERFSQLKEENFANSRDGSFEYHILEQTGGQGVDLVLNSLAGELLQASVRCLKEHGRFLEIGKADLSNNSALGMSVFLKNVTFHGILLDSLFDGSPEERRRLNTLVDEGVKTGVVRPLPSTLFTRECAEDAFRFMAAGKHIGKVVLEVCPEQPASPTTTEVFPLVPAVPRLAAHPNMVYLITGGLGGLGLELAGWLINRGAKKVVLTSRRGINTGYQRLCVKRWNASGASVRVLTQDASTLAGAKALLKEAAQDGPVGGIFHLAVVLQDALLENQTEETFKLVNKAKGDGAVALDAASRVYCPDLHLWVTFSSVACGRGNMGQTNYGWANSVCERVVEERVKAGLPGVAIQWGGIGDVGVLAETLGEIEVGGTKPQSVRSVLECLDTLVLAGSPVVSSFCLASSSNKSDGSGGASLLKAVANILGIKDVSKAPMGMSLGDLGLDSLMSVEVKQTLEREADLVLSATQVRDLTLKAIQELDQGGASPSQETTEAGKSSSIPADSVLPDSNMPQPWLTLPLVPEKSIAVLREAGASRVPLFLASPIQGTADPLLQVAQDLDRPVYGLQYPPNLPNKSVKNVAQILVQELLKVHPSGEYVIGGYSFGTAVALEMTKLLESKGCRPSSIVLLDGSQSYVSGIIEGYKSRLSAGGPAKESASTNQAQEQVEVLMVFAMQFISTDATTLKKYLLALSSWEERVNHVAKLVTQRRAAVGVTSQNDVQQAVKAGELLYERLRAGSEHRWEGHVMAPTLLVRAKDNPQAAALGHDYGLSKVMKGSLQIEVVAGSHESFVLGDSGRKVASILQTFLKQTSGLSNGH; the protein is encoded by the exons CCCGTCCAGATCTCCGAGTCAGCTCGGAGCctcgaggcggtggtggtgagcggcATGTCTGGCCGCTTTCCGGAGAGCGCCAGTGTGGATGAGTTTGCTCACAATCTATACAATGGGATTGATATGGTGACAGAAGACGATCGCCGCTGGACGCCCG GTGCGCATGGCCTACCCAAACGCTCCGGCAAACTCCCCGACCTGGCACACTTCGACAGCTCATTCTTCAGCGTGTCTCCCCGACAGGCCCACGCCATGGACCCTCAGCTCCGTATTCTCCTTGAACTGACTTACGAAGCCATTGTTGATGCTG GTTACAACCCCAGTGAGTTAAGGGGTCGGCGGATCGGAGTCTATGTTGGCGTGAGCAGCAGCGAGAGTGAGGAAGCGTGGACAGCTGACCCTGCTAACGTGTCAGGCTATGCTCTCACAGGATGTTGCCGTGCCATGTTTGCAAACAGGATTTCATACACCTTCGATTTCAAGG GTCCCAGTTTTGCCATCGACActgcctgctcctcctccatggtAGCGCTGCAGGAGGCGTGGGCAGCAGTGAGTGGGGATGAGGTGGAAGCTGCTATAGTGGCTGGGACCAACCTCACCCTGAAACCTCAAAACTCAATGCAGTTTAACGCCCTGAACATGCTGGCGGCCGATGGCAAGTGCAAGTCCTTCGATGCCTCTGGGAATGG GTATGTGAGGAGTGAGGCAGCAGTAGCCATCTTGTTGCAGCGGGCATCTGATTCTCGTCGTGTGTACGCCCATGTGGTGCATGCTCGTGCTAACACCGATGGTAATAAGGGGGAGGGTGTCACCTTCCCCTCAGGAGCCGTGCAACGACAGCTTCTAGAGGAGGTGTATCACCATGCTGGAGTCAACCCACAGGATGTTTCGTATGTAGAAGCTCATGGCACTGGCACGAAG GCTGGAGACCCCCAGGAAGTAGGGGCTCTGGCAGAGGTGTTTTGTCCCAGACGCTCCACACCACTACTTGTTGGCTCGGTAAAATCTAATATGGGTCATTCTGAGCCTGCTTCTGGTCTCTGCTCTATTGTGAAG GTGTTGTTGGCAATGCAACGCAAGGAGTTACCAGGAAACCTTCATTTCTCTACCCCAAATCCTGAAATCCCAGCACTGGTTGATGGCAGAATTAAGGTGGTGAGCAAGAACATGCCATGGCCAGGAGGTTATGCAGCAGTCAACAGCTTTGGTTTTGGTGGTGCCAATGTGCATGTGCTTCTGCGTTCTCCATCTGCTCCCTCCCATAGTCAAGCACCACCTCACTCCAGGGCTGTCCTTATCCCTTCTACACACAGAATCAACCACACATCTGCCTCCAATGGGATGCTCACATTAGAGGACTTGGCTGTAGTTAATGGTAATGGCAACACAGAGAAGAATGGGTTCTCTGACTCTTCCACATCTGAAGCAAACCTACGTCTTGTGGTAGGAGCCGGCCGCACTGATGAAGCAGTAACAACTCTTCTTGAGGGTGCTAAAGAGAAGGCCAGTCCAGCACTCTTCAGCCTCTTGGACAGGCTCTCGGACCTGTCCACTGCTACTCACCCTGCTCGTGGCTTTACTGTTGTCAACTCTGACAAGGATGTTGTGCAG GTGTCTCAAGTGTCCCCAAATGCTCGTCCTCTATGGCTGGTATTCTCAGGCATGGGGTCCCAATGGGTGGGTTGTGGCAAGGCGCTCCTCCGTTACCCAACCTTTGTCAACTCCCTGAAGCGGTGCCATGCTGCCCTTGTACCTTATGGAGAGGATCTCATGAATATCCTCACCTCTGAGGATCCTGCAGCCATGTCCTCCACATGCTCCAGCTTTGCCACCATTGCTGCCATGCAG gtTGCCTTAGTGGACATGCTGAGAATCCTTGGTGTACGGGAGGTGGCTGGCATGGTGGGCCACAGTGTTGGGGAGCTGGGCTGTGCCTATGCTGATGGCTCATTGACAGCAGAGCAAACTGTATTGTCTGCCTACTGGAGAGGTAGAGCTGTTATGGAGGCAACTCTGCCTGCTGGTGCCATGGCTGCTGTGG GTTTGAGTGCCAGTGAAGCTGAGAAGTGGTGCCAagatggggtggtggtggcttgTCACAATGCCAAGGATTCTGTCACACTGTCTGGTCCCAAAGATGCAATGAAGACTGTAATGGACAAGCTGACTGCCGCTGAAGTTTTCTGTAGAGCTGTCCGTTCCGAGGGTGTGGCTTTCCACCACCCATCCTTGCGTGCTGCTGCCCCTCGTCTTCTGGAAGAGCTAACTAAG GTGATCCCAGTGGTGCATAAGCGGTCATCCAAATGGATCAGCTCCTCAGTGCCAGAGAGTCAGTGGGGATCTGCTCAAGCTAGTGTTGCCTCACCCCAGTATCTTGTCAACAACCTCCTCTCACCTG TGCTGTTTGTGGGAGCCTTGGAGAAGATTCCTGCTGATGCTGTTGTGGTGGAAGTGTCCCCTCATGGGCTTCTGCAAGCCATCCTGCGACGTTCCCTGCCCCAGGCCACCCCTATTCCCCTCATCAGGAAGGATGCTAGTTGTGTTCAAAGACATTTCCTGGAGGCTATTGGAAA GATGTACATGGCTGGTCTCAGTGTAGATGTGGGATTGCTTTCACCCCCTGAGCCATTGCCTGTTCCTTCTTCCACTCCATCTATTGCCAGCCTCATCAG GTGGGAGCATAGCCAAGAGTGGGATGTGGCTCGCTTCAGCACCTCTGCATCTGGCTCAGATTATGAGGTGAAGGTAGACCTTGATGCTGAGGACCAGCGCTACATGGAAGGCCATACCATTGATGGAAGAATAATCTTTCCAGCTACAGGCTACATG GTGTTGGCTTGGCAGGCTTTATGCCGCCTAAAGGGGACACAGTGGGAGGACACGCCAGTTGTCTTTTCAGATGTCAACCTACACCAAGCCACagtgctctcttcctcctcccccaccacactGACTGTCAGGATCTTGCTGGCTAAAGGGGAGTTTGAG ATTGTTGTGAGTGATTCTGTTGCTGCTTCGGGACGTATTCATGTTGGAGGTAGTCACAAATCTGAGAATGCTTCCCTGTTGAGCTTCCTTGAGAAGTCAGAGGGTAAGGGCAGCcagtctgccaccaccaccactagcagttcCAGCAGCCTTGAGAAGAAAGACGTCTACAGGGAGTTGCGCCTCCGTGGGTATGAGTACAAGGGACTCTTCCAAGGTATCATCTCGGCTAACCTTGAAG GCACTGAAGGTCAACTTGTTTGGCATAACAACTGGGTGCCCTTGTTGGACACAATGCTCCAGTTTTCTCTGCTCGAGGCCAAGCAGCGAGCGCTCATGTTACCCACCAGGATCCGCAAGGTCACTGTGGATCCCAGTACCTTCCTGAGCCACCTCCAGGAAGCTGATGATGTGAAGACCACTACT GTGCATCACAATGCCAAGATAGGAGTAACAGCCTGCCAAGGAGTTGTCATCCAGGGCTTAAAGGCCACTCTGGCCCCACGGCGGCCAACTCAGGACCATCCCTTGCTGGAAAGCTACAATTTTGTACCACTCCACCTACAAGCCACTAGAGAGTTTTTCACGAACttgactgaggaaactgggttGGGGTTGCTGCTGGATGTGTGTCTTGAGAACAGCTTAGCACGAGGACTGAAAGTTGTGGAAGGTCTGTGTGGGAACACCTGCCTTGCCCCACCACTCCTCAAACTCCTCTCCAAGAAGCCACAGATGAAA GTGGATTATGTTGTGTGTGCAGCAGACACATTGTCTGCTGAGAAGGAGCAGCAGCTTATGGAATGTCCAGTACAGATAAAGGATGATCTCTCCTCCAGCTTGGcatcttcacctttcctccttatccttcaccAAGAGCAGGATGTTAAGGAGGctgagaagatggaggaaggagcaTTTATCTTGACTGACTCTAAGGACACTGGAAAAGAGCTTGTGGATGCAGGATATATCCAGGTGGCATGCATTGAGGCACTGGACCTGCATCTCTTTAGGAAG AGCCGCAGTAGTGTGCTGCCACATGCCACTCTTGAAATCAGTCGGGAAGATGCAGAGTTCTCATGGTTGACTCCCCTGAAGCAAATGATGATGGCCAAGGAAAATGAAACAGTCTGGCTCTTGTCATCTGGTGAGCCTTCTTCTGGAATTCTGGGTCTTGTTAACTgcctgagaaaggaagagggtggagggaagatcAG ATGCGTGTTTGCCCGATCAGGTAAAGCAGTGTTGACTCCAGACCTCTTGCATCAAGATTTGGCAGTGAATGTGCAACAGGATGAAGTGTGGGGTACATACAGACACTTGGCCTTGCCCCAGCTGGCCAGTAAGCCATCACAGCATGCCCTCCTCAACGTGGCTACCCGTGGTGACTTGGCTTCCTTAACTTGGTTCCAAATGGGAGAACCAGAGGACAGTTACCCATCTGGCCGTGACTCTGTGCTCTGTCAGATTTACTATGCCCCATTAAATTTCCGGGATGTTATGTTGGCCACTGGGAAGCTGCCACCTGATGCCCTGCCTGGAGATCTGGCCACCAAG GAGTGTATTCTTGGTCTGGAGTTTGCTGGAGTGAGCAATGGACGACGTGTAATGGGCTTGGTGGCTACTGGAGGTCTTGCTACTCATGTCTGGGCAGATCCTCTCTTGACCTGGCCTGTGCCCCCCTCCTGGTCCCTGAAGGAGGCAGCCACTGTGCCTGTGGTGTATGCAACA GCCTATTATGCCTTGGTGGTGCGTGGAGGCCTACATTGTGGAGAAAGTGTCCTGATCCATGCAGGGTCTGGGGGAGTGGGCCAGGCTGCCATTGCCATTGCCTTGGCTCTCGACTGCACTGTGTATACGACTGTCAGCAGTTCACAGAAGAGAGCAGTCCTCCAAGAACGCTTCTCACAG CTGAAAGAGGAGAACTTTGCCAATTCTCGAGATGGATCCTTCGAGTACCACATCCTGGAGCAGACTGGAGGTCAAGGGGTGGATTTGGTGCTGAACTCATTGGCTGGTGAACTCCTCCAGGCCTCTGTCAGGTGCTTGAAGGAGCATGGACGTTTCCTGGAGATTGGAAAGGCTGACCTTTCCAATAATAGTGCTCTGG GTATGTCGGTTTTCCTCAAGAATGTCACCTTCCATGGCATCCTGCTTGACTCCTTGTTTGATGGTTCCCCTGAGGAGCGTCGGCGTCTCAACACCCTGGTGGATGAAGGCGTCAAGACTGGAGTGGTGAGGCCTCTCCCATCCACACTCTTCACAAGGGAATGTGCTGAGGATGCCTTTAG ATTCATGGCAGCAGGGAAGCACATAGGGAAGGTAGTGTTGGAAGTGTGCCCAGAACAGCCTGCTTCCCCCACCACAACGGAAGTGTTCCCGCTGGTGCCGGCTGTGCCACGCCTGGCTGCCCACCCCAACATGGTGTACCTCATCACTGGGGGGCTTGGTGGCCTAGGGCTGGAGCTGGCGGGATGGCTAATCAACCGAGGAGCCAAGAAGGTGGTCCTCACCTCAAGGAGGGGCATCAACACAGGCTATCAG AGGTTGTGTGTGAAACGATGGAATGCATCTGGAGCAAGTGTAAGAGTGTTGACCCAGGATGCTTCAACTCTGGCTGGGGCAAAGGCTCTTCTGAAAGAGGCAGCTCAAGATGGACCTGTTGGTGGAATTTTCCACCTGGCTGTG GTTTTGCAAGATGCTCTACTAGAGAACCAGACAGAGGAGACCTTTAAGCTAGTGAACAAGGCAAAGGGAGATGGAGCTGTTGCTTTGGATGCTGCTTCTCGTGTGTATTGTCCCGACCTGCACTTGTGGGTCACCTTCTCCAGCGTTGCCTGTGGAAGGGGAAATATGG GCCAAACGAACTATGGATGGGCGAACTCAGTATGTGAGCGTGTAGTGGAGGAACGTGTCAAGGCAGGGCTGCCTGGAGTGGCCATTCAGTGGGGTGGCATTGGAGATGTTGGGGTCCTTGCTGAAACCCTTGGGGAAATTGAG GTTGGGGGTACAAAGCCTCAGTCTGTGCGATCAGTGCTGGAGTGCTTGGACACTCTGGTGCTTGCTGGAAGCCCTGTGGTGTCCTCTTTCTGCCTTGCATCTTCATCCAACAAGAGTGACGGCTCTGGGGGTGCTTCTCTCCTTAAGGCTGTAGCCAACATCCTGG GCATCAAGGATGTGTCCAAAGCACCTATGGGAATGAGTCTTGGAGATTTGGGTCTGGACTCCCTCATGagtgtggaggtgaagcagaccCTGGAACGAGAGGCTGACTTAGTGCTCTCAGCCACTCAGGTGAGGGATCTCACTCTGAAGGCCATTCAGGAACTGGACCAGGGTGGTGCAAGCCCCTCCCAAGAGACAACTGAAG CAGGGAAGTCCAGTTCTATCCCAGCTGACTCAGTGCTCCCTGACTCCAACATGCCACAGCCTTGGCTTACCCTTCCCCTGGTCCCTGAGAAGAGCATTGCTGTTTTGCGTGAAGCTGGTGCATCTCGTGTTCCTCTCTTTTTGGCATCCCCCATCCAAGGCACTGCTGACCCACTGCTTCAGGTGGCTCAAGACCTTGACAGGCCTGTGTATGGCCTTCAATACCCACCAAACCTTCCCAACAAGTCTGTCAAAAATGTGGCTCAGATACTGGTTCAG GAATTGCTGAAGGTGCATCCGTCTGGGGAGTATGTCATTGGTGGCTACTCCTTTGGTACTGCTGTGGCCCTGGAGATGACCAAGCTGCTGGAGAGTAAAGGTTGCCGTCCGTCCTCCATTGTGCTTCTTGATGGCTCTCAGTCCTATGTGTCTGGCATCATTGAGGGGTACAAGTCCCGTCTGAGTGCAGGAGGACCAGCGAAGGAATCGGCAAGCACCAACCAAGCCCAGGAGCAAGTAGAGGTGCTGATGGTGTTTGCCATGCAGTTCATTTCCACAGATGCTACTACACTGAAGAAATACCTGCTTGCCCTGAGCTCTTGGGAGGAGAGGGTGAATCATGTAGCCAAGCTGGTGACTCAAAGGAGAGCTGCTGTTGGGGTCACATCCCAGAATGATGTTCAGCAG GCTGTGAAAGCAGGCGAGTTATTGTATGAGCGACTGAGGGCTGGCAGTGAGCACCGGTGGGAAGGCCACGTGATGGCTCCAACGTTGCTGGTGCGGGCCAAAGACAATCCTCAGGCTGCTGCTTTGGGCCATGACTATGGTCTCTCAAAG GTGATGAAGGGCAGTCTGCAGATTGAGGTGGTGGCTGGGAGCCACGAGAGCTTTGTGCTGGGTGACAGTGGACGTAAGGTGGCTAGTATTTTGCAGACGTTCCTCAAGCAGACATCTGGGCTTTCAAATGGACACTGA